A genomic region of Octopus sinensis linkage group LG2, ASM634580v1, whole genome shotgun sequence contains the following coding sequences:
- the LOC118762151 gene encoding uncharacterized protein LOC118762151, whose amino-acid sequence MNRLKIPKRVPECGRKSLLTWVNSKLRTNFYDINNLSNGAAYCRLINLIHPGIIAGKKIKLDPSPSGCLPNYKLLQNAFYVLKVDKVIPVEQLIACSQRALLTFTCWIKIFFEINVSLYSDVSNVSSNNPQNNSGDVKKVAEASVTSDLQSRPEFAKKTKKLESVMGDFSSNEPSIDYFLYQISEDNPPKGSEQVRNQITHLFQDEEEEELKLESISNVSLREFEALEAMLESSHCTEYPTNSTSYKLDPQKGPSSKMFQKEFPFDEAFNQWFEKELNVKGGGENDVIDKNNERQIAYRNHIPPIKLFAEPSINSQTYIQDSDTTKYHHNERSLQYNAIPDFQTNLQQLLEFQRSSPSKFSQHHFTDTEPLASATAEPDVHYSTSSSSNTTNMKIDRSDGTLREGFSSSPTKSFFQPRRSSPPSIEELHQNNNFSGKEFHETLNCAVLVATGIHEDCKLSDNNDYDEHLTECISDEKKYNLLKLEEENEKTLIF is encoded by the coding sequence ATGAACCGTTTGAAAATTCCGAAACGCGTTCCAGAATGTGGTCGAAAAAGCCTCTTAACTTGGGTAAATAGCAAACTTCGCACAAATTTTTATGATATCAACAACCTGTCAAACGGTGCAGCCTATTGTCGGCTTATTAATTTAATTCACCCAGGAATAATCGCAGGGAAGAAAATCAAATTAGATCCTTCTCCGTCGGGATGTCTACCCAATTATAAACTACTTCAGAACGCATTTTATGTATTAAAAGTGGATAAAGTGATTCCAGTCGAACAACTTATTGCATGTAGTCAGAGGGCATTGCTAACCTTTACTTGctggattaaaatatttttcgaaataAATGTTTCTCTTTATTCTGATGTGTCAAATGTTTCCTCAAATAATCCACAAAATAATTCAGGTGATGTAAAAAAAGTTGCGGAAGCTTCAGTAACTTCAGACCTACAAAGTAGACCCGAATTTGCTAAGAAAACTAAAAAATTAGAATCTGTTATGGGTGATTTTTCTTCAAATGAACCATCCATTGACTATTTCTTATATCAGATTTCAGAGGATAATCCTCCTAAAGGTTCCGAACAAGTTCGCAATCAAATCACACACCTTTTCcaagatgaagaggaagaggaattAAAACTGGAATCTATTTCAAACGTGTCATTAAGGGAATTTGAAGCTTTAGAAGCAATGCTTGAAAGTAGTCACTGTACAGAATACCCAACCAATTCAACAAGTTATAAGCTTGATCCACAAAAAGGGCCTTCTTCGAAAATGTTCCAGAAAGAATTTCCTTTTGATGAAGCATTTAATCAATGGTTTGAAAAAGAACTTAATGTAAAAGGTGGAGGAGAAAATGACGTCAttgacaaaaacaatgaaaggcagaTTGCTTATAGAAATCATATACCACCAATTAAATTATTTGCTGAACCATCTATTAACTCTCAAACGTATATACAAGATTCCGATACAACGAAATATCATCACAATGAGCGTTCTTTACAATATAATGCAATTCCGGATTTTCAAACTAACCTGCAACAACTTCTGGAATTTCAAAGGTCTTCACCCTCGAAATTTTCACAACATCATTTTACAGACACCGAACCTCTGGCGAGTGCTACTGCTGAACCAGACGTTCACTATTCCACATCATCCTCTTCAAATACAACAAATATGAAGATCGATCGGTCTGATGGTACTTTAAGAGAAGGTTTCAGTTCTAGTCCAACTAAAAGTTTCTTTCAACCAAGACGTTCTTCACCACCTTCGATAGAGGAATTACATCAAAATAATAACTTTTCAGGAAAGGAATTCCACGAGACATTGAATTGTGCAGTGCTTGTTGCTACCGGCATTCATGAAGATTGCAAGTTATCAgacaacaatgattatgatgaacaCTTGACTGAATGCATTTCTGATGAGAAAAAATATAACCTTCTGAAGctagaagaagaaaatgagaagactctgattttttaa